One Dysgonomonadaceae bacterium PH5-43 DNA segment encodes these proteins:
- a CDS encoding hexosaminidase (product_source=KO:K12373; cath_funfam=3.20.20.80; cleavage_site_network=SignalP-noTM; cog=COG3525; ko=KO:K12373; pfam=PF00728,PF02838; superfamily=51445,55545) — MKTYFRKISVLFLLCYSVSFAQLPIFPTPQVQHKEGNIYAFDEDVLLNKLNVEMVSNRVLDNEAYILEVKGNEISLKASDDAGLFYGKEVLAQLMQAYSGNLPECYIEDKPRYKWRGFMLDESRHFFGKEKVKQYLDIMASLRMNVFHWHLTDEPGWRIEIKKYPLLTTIGANGNYHDPNAPATFYTQEDIKEIVAYAAERHIMVVPEIDMPGHATPVGKAYPELSGGGEGRWKHFTYHPCKEDTYNFISDVITEIAELFPSPYIHIGGDEVHYGNQEWFTDPVIQNFIKENDLGNELGLEHYFIRRVADILSSKGKIMIGWDEIADSGVSPSKAVVMWWRHDRPNQLEKALKKGFKVIMTPRRPLYGDFIQHSTRKIGRVWGGFNPIEDVYNFPQPIIHLTKDYEDNIMGLQMSMWTERIGDAQRLDYMVFPRLAAVAEAAWTYPRAKNYSLFMEKLPVFLKYLDSKGVYYFNPFEPEMRLEPKDPVKKENDVIGNG, encoded by the coding sequence ATGAAGACATACTTTAGAAAGATTTCTGTTTTGTTCTTATTGTGCTATTCGGTTAGTTTTGCTCAACTACCTATATTCCCCACGCCACAGGTGCAACACAAAGAGGGTAACATATATGCGTTCGATGAAGACGTTTTACTTAATAAGCTAAATGTAGAAATGGTGTCTAATCGTGTATTAGACAACGAAGCCTATATATTAGAAGTAAAGGGAAACGAAATAAGCCTAAAAGCTTCTGATGATGCAGGGTTGTTTTATGGAAAAGAAGTCCTGGCGCAACTAATGCAAGCATATAGCGGTAATCTCCCAGAGTGCTATATAGAAGATAAGCCTCGCTATAAGTGGAGAGGTTTTATGCTTGATGAAAGTCGCCACTTTTTCGGAAAAGAAAAGGTGAAGCAGTACTTAGATATTATGGCTTCTCTGCGTATGAATGTGTTTCATTGGCACCTGACCGACGAGCCGGGCTGGCGTATAGAGATAAAGAAATATCCTCTATTAACAACTATAGGAGCGAATGGTAATTACCACGACCCAAATGCTCCTGCTACCTTTTATACTCAAGAAGATATTAAGGAAATAGTTGCTTATGCAGCCGAAAGACATATTATGGTAGTGCCCGAAATAGATATGCCGGGACACGCAACTCCCGTAGGAAAAGCTTATCCCGAATTGTCGGGTGGAGGAGAAGGTCGTTGGAAACATTTTACTTACCACCCGTGCAAAGAAGATACCTACAACTTTATAAGCGATGTTATAACAGAGATAGCCGAACTATTTCCTTCTCCTTATATTCATATAGGAGGAGATGAAGTGCATTATGGTAATCAAGAATGGTTTACCGATCCTGTTATTCAAAACTTCATTAAGGAAAATGATTTAGGTAACGAACTCGGTTTAGAGCATTATTTTATAAGAAGAGTTGCCGATATATTATCTTCTAAGGGTAAGATTATGATAGGTTGGGACGAGATTGCCGACTCTGGTGTTTCGCCTTCTAAAGCCGTGGTTATGTGGTGGCGACACGATCGCCCTAATCAATTAGAAAAGGCTTTGAAGAAAGGCTTTAAAGTGATTATGACTCCTCGTAGACCTTTGTATGGCGATTTTATTCAACATAGTACACGCAAGATAGGCAGAGTCTGGGGAGGATTTAATCCAATAGAAGATGTTTATAATTTCCCTCAGCCGATAATACACCTTACTAAAGATTACGAAGATAATATTATGGGGCTTCAGATGTCGATGTGGACAGAAAGGATAGGAGATGCTCAACGTTTAGATTATATGGTTTTTCCTCGATTGGCGGCAGTTGCCGAGGCTGCGTGGACTTATCCGCGAGCTAAGAACTATTCTTTATTTATGGAGAAGCTACCTGTTTTTCTTAAATATTTAGATAGTAAAGGCGTTTACTACTTCAATCCGTTCGAGCCGGAGATGAGGCTTGAGCCTAAAGACCCAGTTAAAAAAGAAAATGATGTTATCGGTAATGGATAA
- a CDS encoding uncharacterized protein YfaS (alpha-2-macroglobulin family) (product_source=COG2373; cath_funfam=2.60.40.180; cleavage_site_network=SignalP-noTM; cog=COG2373; pfam=PF00207,PF01835,PF17973; smart=SM01017,SM01360; superfamily=47266,48239,49478,53335,81296; transmembrane_helix_parts=Inside_1_4,TMhelix_5_22,Outside_23_1969), which yields MRRYLLILVILAFMGSTTYAQYANQWKTVESFEKQSLPKSALEVVDEIYQDAMKNNNSAEVIKAIIYQIKYKTVIDNDKYSDIIKEVEAFTEKVEDKTEQAVLYSMLANLYAKYYSVSRNNSTAISGYVPEDIREWPANVFIQKISDLVDLSLVNAKELQETPTLEYAAILEEGKSSRNLRPTLYDFLVNEGINILEQLNGSYKVKANFPQSDFIEQQFFAPVEEFIKIENIQKEKYDFPYKILSLYQQLLAFRYKENDDLALLIPNLERLDFVKNNYRGESGDENYTNALEHLKNKYSKQDFVVEVLDKEAYFYIMKVFSAQEGLNESSKRAYEICNEGIKAYPKYERIGLLKNQLSNLTESYANIESDNAVYPGEGLDLRIRYQNCSSIKVEIYKINAPVTVYANSWNRKGQYSKKGTLVKKETVKLPALPPYVSNDTIINIPIDELGLYEYVIKTDKYSNEPANQQFSVSRLASISRTVDDKREYIVVDRVSGKPIGNAAVKLYARNNKQTQLKLIKTYTTDVLGLAQDNGEEGIASYSIVKDNDNALVASFAPWVSTRREVKAKNTRLDIFTDRSIYRPGQVVYFKGIAYDLDKQTVLSNKTYSITFRDANNNEITKQDFKTNEFGSFAGEFVIPQSLLTGHFSIRADKDNGYVNFRVEEYKRPTFDIEFDKNEKAYTFGDEISITGNVKSYSGVNLQNSEVKYRVVRRNHWLFRFLGYREVQVAKGSVFTDENGKFGINFVADKAFEDKNKEDVYYRYTIEVEVTNTNGETQSSIKLFSIGDKSMYLSFANNYETIDKDNPKNITVTALNLSDNKIDTDISYELYSFKAKDINKLDDNDNWEQDKLILTITSKSGEAISIPNVSSLLSGRYKIVAKAKDQLGREVETEGFFDLMSKNDKTPHIPTYLWFLGENTECAVGEKAEIIIGSSTEAYVLYEIFKEGKKLAVERFTLNSENKKIEIPFLETYGDGVTANFCFIKDKQLFSRSIDIKKKQPNKSLDIKMEVFRDYLLPGQTEEWKISIKDGNKSPVLSEVLAAMYDSSLDKINNHSWSFYPVKTISLWGVNNRAANEFGTSGYYLRYDYVFKEVPDFNYDSFNWFGFNLRYSSLLKEVYFNSSNLRKGGDGKLTTQDLEGMEIVSVEDALDGNIAGLDTGASNKVRIGSSPKVMEDHKVLVEESVVQEVVMVDLKREEETVQIRKNFNETAFFYPQLKTNEAGETIISFTVPESNTTWKFMTLAHTKDLKYGQLIKEAVSQKKLMVSPNVPRFIREGDKVTITSNISNLSEQVVSGNAYVEFFDPANNKTNIRVNNSSQSFSLESGKTTALTWSFTVPSGIELTTFKIVAKSENFSDGEQHIIPVLPNRILVTESMPLNVYGKEKKEYTLDKLANPSSTSDNYRLTLEFSSNPVWYAVQALPSISTPQNDNVLDWFAGYYSNTVATHIANNTPNIKQIIDTWKAQSANKETLLSNLEKNQELKNILLEETPWVMEAENETDQKQRLATLFDVNRATNFNKQAIDKLSSLQVGDGGFTWFKGMNSSVSITQWILYGLGELSQLKDYDASAATNISDNAIAFIDYKFVERYENLKKTKNWRDSKSISTTNLEYLFVRSYYSNDISSETQEAIDFYINIIKKYWTSSGNLYNRAISAIVMNRYNNKDIANNIVKSLREHSTTDKELGMYWANNNTYAFMSQNATTVHSFVMQAFKEVGYTTEEIDGMKLWLLKQKQTQLWEDVPATVNAINILLNSGTDWLSNQENVKIKLGKQTIDTKGAEAGTGYIKKIYNEESIKKNMSKITLEKTSDGAAWGALYYQYYEDLDKLTKATTELNVEKALYVNQTGETGKTLIPVSEDNPLKVGDKITVRLTIRTDRDMEFVHLKDMRASCFEPTTQLSGCEWKQGLIYYKAPKDASMNFYFNVMPKGTYVLEYDLYVTSSGDYSNGMATIQCMYAPEYVSHTAGSRVVVK from the coding sequence ATGAGACGTTATTTATTAATATTAGTTATTTTAGCATTTATGGGAAGTACTACTTATGCTCAGTATGCAAACCAATGGAAGACGGTAGAATCGTTTGAAAAACAATCTTTACCGAAGTCTGCATTAGAGGTTGTTGATGAGATTTATCAAGATGCAATGAAAAACAATAATAGTGCTGAAGTTATAAAGGCTATTATCTATCAGATAAAATATAAAACAGTTATCGATAATGATAAATATTCTGATATAATAAAAGAAGTAGAGGCTTTTACTGAAAAGGTAGAAGATAAAACAGAGCAAGCCGTGTTGTACTCTATGCTTGCTAACTTATATGCTAAATATTATTCAGTGTCTCGCAATAATAGTACAGCTATAAGTGGCTATGTTCCTGAAGATATTAGAGAATGGCCTGCAAATGTTTTTATACAAAAAATAAGCGATCTTGTTGATTTGTCTTTAGTTAATGCTAAAGAACTTCAAGAAACACCAACCTTAGAGTATGCCGCTATCTTAGAAGAAGGAAAGTCGTCGCGTAACTTACGTCCTACTCTTTACGACTTTCTTGTTAATGAGGGAATAAATATTCTGGAACAATTAAATGGAAGTTATAAAGTAAAGGCTAATTTTCCTCAAAGTGATTTCATTGAACAACAATTCTTTGCTCCTGTCGAAGAGTTTATTAAGATAGAGAATATACAGAAAGAGAAATATGATTTCCCGTATAAAATACTTTCTCTATATCAACAACTATTAGCTTTTAGATATAAAGAGAATGACGATTTGGCTTTGCTTATTCCTAATCTCGAACGTTTAGATTTTGTAAAGAATAATTATAGAGGAGAATCGGGAGATGAGAATTACACTAATGCCTTAGAGCACTTAAAAAATAAATACTCAAAACAAGATTTTGTTGTAGAAGTTTTAGATAAAGAAGCTTATTTCTATATCATGAAAGTATTCTCAGCGCAAGAAGGATTAAATGAAAGTAGCAAAAGAGCTTACGAAATATGTAATGAAGGGATTAAAGCTTATCCAAAATATGAACGTATTGGACTTTTGAAAAATCAACTTAGCAATTTAACAGAAAGTTATGCAAATATAGAATCGGATAATGCAGTTTATCCAGGCGAGGGGCTTGATTTAAGAATCCGATATCAAAATTGTTCATCAATAAAAGTTGAGATATACAAAATAAATGCGCCTGTAACTGTTTATGCTAACTCTTGGAACAGAAAAGGGCAATATTCTAAAAAAGGTACTCTTGTAAAAAAGGAAACCGTAAAACTTCCTGCTCTCCCCCCTTATGTATCTAATGATACTATTATCAATATTCCTATTGATGAATTAGGACTTTATGAATATGTTATCAAAACAGATAAATACAGTAACGAACCTGCAAATCAACAGTTTTCTGTTAGTCGTTTGGCTTCTATATCTCGTACGGTTGATGATAAAAGAGAATATATTGTTGTTGACCGTGTTTCAGGTAAACCTATAGGTAATGCAGCTGTTAAACTTTATGCTCGAAACAATAAACAAACTCAACTAAAACTAATTAAAACTTATACTACCGATGTCTTAGGTTTAGCTCAAGATAATGGGGAAGAAGGCATAGCTTCATACAGTATTGTTAAAGATAATGATAATGCTCTTGTGGCTTCTTTTGCGCCTTGGGTATCTACTCGCAGAGAAGTTAAAGCTAAAAATACCCGCTTGGATATATTTACAGATAGGAGTATCTATAGACCAGGACAAGTAGTTTATTTCAAAGGTATTGCATACGATTTAGACAAGCAAACTGTATTGTCAAACAAAACATATTCGATAACTTTTAGAGATGCAAATAATAACGAAATTACAAAGCAAGATTTCAAAACTAACGAGTTTGGATCTTTCGCTGGTGAGTTTGTTATACCGCAGAGTTTATTAACAGGACATTTCTCTATAAGAGCTGATAAAGATAATGGATATGTAAATTTTAGAGTTGAAGAATATAAACGTCCTACTTTCGATATTGAATTTGATAAGAACGAAAAGGCTTATACTTTTGGTGATGAGATTTCGATAACGGGAAATGTAAAGTCGTACTCGGGAGTTAATCTACAAAACTCAGAAGTTAAATATAGAGTGGTTAGACGAAACCATTGGTTGTTTAGATTTTTGGGCTATCGTGAAGTTCAAGTAGCAAAAGGTAGTGTGTTTACTGATGAAAACGGAAAGTTTGGGATAAATTTCGTAGCTGATAAAGCTTTTGAAGATAAAAACAAAGAAGATGTTTACTATAGATATACCATAGAGGTAGAAGTTACCAACACTAATGGTGAAACTCAATCTTCAATCAAGCTGTTTAGTATTGGTGATAAGTCGATGTATCTTTCTTTTGCTAATAACTATGAAACAATAGATAAAGATAATCCTAAAAATATAACGGTTACCGCATTAAACTTATCAGATAATAAAATAGATACCGATATTTCTTACGAACTGTATAGTTTTAAGGCAAAAGATATTAATAAACTTGACGATAACGATAATTGGGAGCAAGACAAACTAATACTTACTATCACTTCAAAGTCAGGGGAAGCTATAAGTATACCAAATGTCAGTTCTTTGCTTTCGGGTAGATATAAGATAGTTGCTAAGGCAAAAGACCAATTAGGTAGAGAAGTAGAAACTGAAGGCTTCTTTGATTTAATGTCTAAGAATGATAAGACACCTCATATACCAACTTACCTTTGGTTTCTGGGGGAAAACACAGAATGTGCTGTAGGGGAGAAAGCTGAAATCATTATAGGAAGTTCTACCGAAGCTTATGTTCTTTACGAAATATTCAAAGAAGGCAAGAAGTTAGCCGTAGAGCGTTTTACTCTTAATAGTGAAAATAAGAAAATAGAAATTCCTTTCTTAGAAACTTATGGTGATGGAGTTACTGCTAATTTCTGCTTTATTAAAGATAAACAGTTGTTTTCTCGCTCAATTGATATAAAAAAGAAACAGCCAAACAAATCTTTAGATATTAAGATGGAGGTTTTTAGGGATTATCTACTTCCAGGGCAAACAGAAGAATGGAAAATATCTATTAAAGATGGCAACAAATCTCCAGTACTGTCTGAGGTTCTTGCTGCAATGTATGATTCTTCGTTGGATAAAATAAATAATCATTCGTGGAGCTTCTATCCAGTAAAGACTATTTCATTGTGGGGCGTCAATAATAGAGCTGCTAATGAATTTGGAACATCAGGTTATTATTTGAGATACGACTATGTTTTTAAGGAAGTGCCAGACTTCAACTACGACTCATTCAATTGGTTCGGATTTAATTTGAGGTACTCATCTCTTTTGAAAGAAGTATATTTCAATAGCTCTAATCTACGAAAAGGAGGAGATGGTAAATTAACAACTCAAGATCTTGAAGGTATGGAAATAGTTTCTGTCGAAGATGCCTTAGATGGAAATATTGCTGGATTAGATACTGGAGCTAGCAATAAGGTTAGAATAGGTAGTTCTCCTAAAGTTATGGAGGATCACAAGGTATTGGTGGAAGAAAGTGTTGTTCAAGAAGTGGTAATGGTAGACCTCAAACGAGAGGAAGAAACAGTGCAAATCCGTAAAAACTTCAACGAAACAGCGTTCTTCTATCCTCAACTTAAAACTAATGAGGCAGGAGAAACTATTATCTCGTTTACTGTTCCCGAAAGCAACACCACTTGGAAGTTTATGACTTTAGCTCATACTAAAGACTTAAAATACGGTCAACTAATAAAAGAAGCTGTTAGTCAGAAAAAGCTTATGGTAAGCCCTAACGTACCTCGATTTATAAGAGAAGGCGATAAGGTAACTATAACATCTAACATATCTAACCTTTCCGAACAAGTTGTTTCTGGTAATGCTTATGTCGAGTTCTTCGATCCTGCAAATAATAAAACTAATATAAGGGTGAATAACTCTTCGCAGTCGTTTAGTTTAGAATCTGGAAAGACTACAGCTCTTACTTGGTCGTTTACAGTTCCTTCGGGAATAGAACTTACTACCTTTAAGATAGTAGCTAAGTCGGAAAACTTTAGCGATGGAGAGCAGCACATAATACCAGTTCTTCCTAATAGAATATTAGTAACTGAAAGTATGCCGTTGAATGTTTACGGCAAAGAGAAGAAAGAGTACACTTTAGATAAGTTGGCAAATCCTTCTTCTACTTCAGATAATTATCGTTTAACCTTAGAGTTTTCGTCTAACCCAGTGTGGTATGCAGTGCAAGCTTTACCAAGTATTTCTACACCACAAAACGATAACGTGTTAGATTGGTTCGCTGGATATTATTCAAATACAGTAGCAACTCATATAGCTAATAATACTCCTAATATTAAACAAATAATAGATACTTGGAAAGCTCAAAGTGCTAATAAAGAAACGCTTCTTTCTAATTTAGAGAAGAACCAAGAGCTTAAAAACATTCTTCTTGAAGAAACTCCTTGGGTAATGGAAGCCGAGAACGAAACAGATCAAAAACAACGTTTAGCTACTTTGTTTGATGTTAATAGAGCTACTAACTTTAACAAGCAAGCCATAGACAAACTATCTTCATTGCAAGTTGGTGATGGCGGTTTTACTTGGTTCAAAGGAATGAATAGTAGTGTGAGTATTACTCAGTGGATACTTTATGGTTTAGGAGAACTATCTCAATTGAAAGACTATGATGCATCTGCAGCTACTAATATCTCAGACAATGCCATTGCTTTCATAGATTACAAGTTTGTGGAACGTTACGAAAATCTTAAGAAGACTAAGAATTGGAGAGACTCAAAGAGTATATCTACAACAAACTTAGAATATTTGTTTGTTCGTTCATATTATAGTAATGATATATCATCTGAAACTCAAGAAGCCATAGACTTCTATATTAATATAATAAAGAAGTATTGGACAAGCTCTGGTAATCTATACAACAGAGCTATTTCTGCTATTGTTATGAACAGATACAACAATAAAGATATTGCTAATAATATAGTGAAATCATTAAGAGAGCATTCTACTACAGATAAAGAATTGGGTATGTATTGGGCAAACAACAATACTTATGCTTTTATGTCTCAAAATGCTACTACTGTTCATTCTTTTGTTATGCAAGCATTTAAGGAAGTCGGTTATACAACTGAAGAGATAGATGGAATGAAACTTTGGTTGCTTAAACAGAAACAGACTCAACTATGGGAGGATGTTCCAGCTACAGTAAATGCAATAAACATTCTTCTTAACTCTGGTACTGACTGGTTGAGTAATCAAGAAAACGTTAAAATAAAGTTAGGTAAACAAACCATTGATACTAAAGGTGCAGAAGCAGGTACTGGTTATATAAAGAAGATTTATAACGAAGAAAGCATCAAGAAAAATATGTCTAAGATTACTTTAGAGAAAACAAGTGATGGTGCTGCTTGGGGGGCTTTGTATTATCAATATTACGAAGATTTAGACAAGCTTACCAAAGCTACAACAGAGCTTAATGTTGAGAAGGCTCTTTATGTAAACCAAACAGGGGAGACTGGTAAAACACTAATACCTGTTAGCGAAGATAATCCTCTTAAGGTGGGCGATAAAATAACTGTTCGTTTAACTATTCGCACAGATAGAGATATGGAGTTTGTTCATCTGAAAGATATGAGAGCTTCGTGTTTCGAACCAACAACTCAACTGTCGGGTTGTGAGTGGAAGCAAGGGTTAATATACTACAAAGCTCCTAAAGATGCTTCTATGAATTTCTACTTCAACGTGATGCCTAAGGGTACTTATGTATTGGAGTACGATTTATACGTAACATCGTCTGGCGATTATTCTAATGGAATGGCTACAATACAATGTATGTATGCTCCCGAATATGTTTCGCATACAGCAGGAAGCAGAGTTGTAGTAAAGTAA